The Nicotiana sylvestris chromosome 6, ASM39365v2, whole genome shotgun sequence genomic sequence tatccacaagtacacatttaatttgaaatgtatttacaaggaaagagattaccagtgcgtcattgtgaggctgagacaaggtctcgatgtcctcattGCTAAATGTGAGAtcgtcctcgggtatgtaacctcgagttcgcttttctctggtgatggatattgttgttcttctgatcatgggttcttgtggagcatcgatgcctcataagatcatatggatgacatgttgtgtctcatttgtttcattcttcttggtcgcctctctttcctgaaactgatttttggcccggtTGTTAAGGAATTATCAaaggtgacctttgctgagtagtcaGGATACTTCTTCCCGGAGCTGCCGACAATCCTCGATCTTGTGACCGTGCGTATTAtggaattcacacactaagttatggtccctttgtgaaggatctgattgtacaggccttggccacttggtgtctctgattttactgatggcaaaTATGATGTCTGaaacatcgacattgaagttgtatttcaACAAACGAGGTGCCTCTATTGGCCCTGTGTACCTATCGAATCCAGCTCTACTGacaagtccccgaggattctggcctCAGTCCATCCTCCGATCATTGCGGGGTATATTGcgccttggggcgtttcttctgtcttcagtgtatggttggtatctttctttATTCGATTTTGACTCCTTCGCCGgaagcctgctaggatataccgagcccgagggggctcctagttggcgtctttgaccctgatctttgattggtatcggttgtggacgtccgaccaagtcATGGAGGGATATTCGATTAAGTTTTGCTTCAGCTACTTcgcagctaccgagatccgctcgttcaaaccttgagtgaaggcctgcaccgcccagtcgtcggagaccagtggtagttccattcgttccatttgaaagcgagatacaaattcACATAGCATCtcttctccctttgcttgattttgaagacgtcggatttccttgtagctactttgatggcaccaacatgtgcctttatgaaagaatctgccagcatggcaaatgaatctatcgagtttggggcTAGGTTGTTATACCACATCATTTCCCCTTTTGAAAACGTCTCTCCGAACTTTttcagtaagacggactcgatctcgtcgtcccttaggttgttgcccttcactgcacaagtatAAGCAGTAAcatgctcgttggggtccgaggttccattgtacttcggaaggttgggcattctgaacttctttggaatgggttttgggccgcttcctctaggaatggcttttgtacaaacttctttgaatcaacacctttcagaatcgggggtgcgcccggaatttgatcgaccctataattgtaggtctctaccttcttgtcgttagcctctatcttcttctcgcccgattTGATCCTCTTTGTTAGGTCCTCGAACATCTTTATGATGATAGGGTCGGATGCCGACCTGTTGTTACTTGATCTTTCCAGTACTTGCTCGGCTGGGGGAGCCATTCCCGatgctaccgtgctgggagttttctggtgactttgcagcttaGCAATCGCCAGCTGGTTTGCCTATAACATTTTAAAgatgacgtgaaggctaacccCTTGTTCTTCTTGAaccggggttttttgagcttcttgtcGATCTTCTTGGTGTATGCTCCTGTTGGTGTGGGAGCTTATTTCGACGTCTTGGGCGTTGCGCGAGACCACGTCCACtagaattggttctggtgcattctcagggtttcgtggtggtacaccaacacctggaacatccacaccattttctccattGTCTTCAAGGTTGTTTTCACGTgtatttactgagttagacattttgacctgaaatccaAAGATCTTGCACAAgaaaaagcatgaaagataacttgcgttatatagtaaaaccagcaagaaaataatcactattagttttagccccacggtgggcgccaaactgtttaccttgaaaatggtaattacaattagatttgattttgtggttctaaaagtacatgatctatttttatgctagttatttaggcaatagatgctaagtaagagattagaaaatgagataagagcttgTTGATGGTATAATGATCAAACCGAATGGCTggaaatcggggcctcgagctggcgtATACGGGCCTCGAGGTTGAGTCGGATGCTCAACTAGGGGCAGTCGAgggaggattaacagttatgataaaatCAATGACGGCTTTTTATGgctaataataagcaataaatgaagaacaataaatagaacacaatgaatataagcaataaatgtaagtagtaagatcaagagaatatgttagagagtagaTAGAATGGTCTAGTGTATTCAATATTGAGCATCAGATCCCTTACAAAataacaaggatcccctttatatatgagggggaatcccaacatagtacaaatatatttattacaaagttatggggctggtacaaccatttaaagCCTTGATTCAGGTCTGAACTAGCCCACTAGGCTTTGCCACCTCTAGCTacgcgccttgggaacttcccaatTTTTCGCCATACCATCGATCTGTATTGCCCCGAGGTCGGGCGTCGATAGCCCTCCGGGTGTGAATCTCGACCGTAGCCTCGAGCCTTCGACAACGTGCTTACGAGGTATCGTAATGATCGAAAATTGGATCATCCGATTTTACCATGTACAATAGGACCCCTCTATTAGCATCTCAATTTCTATCTCTAATGCACACTGTTCTTGGCTACTATTCATAATATTATCTTGTTGAGCATTTAAAGCCTCACTTGTGCCTCCAGATTAAGAATAGTTGCCTCTAGCCTTTGGATAGTATCTCATTCCTTTGGTTAGTATCTCCTAGCCTTTGTATTTGCAGTTGTTTCTCATTACTTTGTTTCATgaggcactttaacatatctttcATCTCCTTCAGGTCAGTTTCCCTGGGTTCTTTATTCATATTAACTTCACCAGCAAAagtagaaccatcatagtaaggggttggAGGAGGGTAAGacatataagcacaaccataaaagtgaccatcttgaaCCCCACAAATATCACATatattccacacataagattgagttggtgcacataactcactcTCCGGAATATTTTAACAATTTTTTCACATGTGGTTTCCTCCATAATAAGCCCAAGGGAGATCAatagtagaattaccaacatcaaaactccAATAATTCCATGATGCCATGTTTGTCAAATTAACaaataaaactaaattaaaataaatcaaATACtaggaaacaaaataaaagttcatactttaaacctagcaatatgtacagcTACTTCTACCCGGTCTGGCGAAGTGAACCTCGCTTCGCTGTCcgagatgtaacgacccggccagtcattttaagaattaacgccccgatcccctattaactgcttaccctatatttttttctactattttgattcgccgggatgtttggctttgagtttcggagtgttttgggacacttagtccctaaatgagatcttaagctttagaatttggaccctagttggagcagtgtgaagacggccttggaatggaatttcatcggtttcgttagctccgttgggtgatttcgggcttaggggtgtgttcggattgtgttttggaggtccatagcttatttaggcttgaaatgttgaaagttgaatttttgaagtttccagttcgatagtgagattttgatatcggggtcagaatgggaTTCGGGAAGTTGGattagctctgtagtgttgaatgtgacgtgcttgcaaaattttagatcattcgggcaaggtttgatagactttttgatcgaaagcgtaatttgagagtttttggagttcttagacttgaatccgatgttaaattggtgttttgatgttgttttgagagttttgaatattggaacaagtttgaataatgttttaggattggttggcatgtttggttgaggtccagggggctcgggtgtgtttcgaatgctcaacgggtcatttttggaacatagagaattgcagaaaaaattacagcagtcagttctggtttccttcttcgcgttcgcgagtggagactcgcgttcgcgaagaggagctgggactGGTGGAGgttaatgcttcgcgttcgcaaaagtattcccgcattcgcGAGGTTGTGGGGTCTTATACATACGTGTTCGCGAAGATAGTCCCGCGTTCGCGTATGAGGAGGGAggatggtcatcgcgttcgcgacttgggcatcgcgttcgcgaaagattAAGGCTGGCCAGTGGAATTTTGTGCATCACATTCGCGACGTAGTCTCGCGTTGGCGAAGAAGAACGCGTCTGGGCATAAcataaatttcaaaatcgaggattttgagttcatatcacaaaattgaattgggagctcggtaggagatgaattttggagagatttttggcgggagtttgcgggtaatgagtcttaactccttttttctaTAACCCATTAATTTAAacgtgaattcatcatctaatttcatatttggggtgagaaattagGAAAAAAATTGGAAATGTTCATAgacctaattttcgagttttgattgggtgcttgacattggatttggataattttggtatggctagactcgtgagtgaatgtgagttcataatccgtaacttttacttgatttcgagacgtgggcccagggggcattttggttattttacctaatttcgcgtatttgcttagaatttatttgtggaatcagttacttgaagctatgtttacattatacaattgaaatgaatatatttaggccatttggagtctagtactcgtggcaagaacgtggtctcgggttgattttgagccggttcgaggtaagtggcttgactaaccttgtgtgggggaaactccccttaggatttggtattgttgataattgaaatgtcttatacgtgaggtgacgagtgcatacttgcgctgattgttgaaaatcctgttttcattaagtaactttaattgtgttttcccttcctgtttattctacttgcaatttaaacctgctgttagcttagggaatcatgtctaattgacttaattactttatttggtcaaactgccttatttggactatgtgaagcatgttaggttagaaaatacctgttttaccttggtgtgaaatttaatttaattgagtattcttcgtgttgttgctgcgtgtttactttgggactacgggacggtatcccgagggatccccagcacatattgaggatactaagagatccttggaataccgagagatccccagcatatatattaaggatactaggagatcctcgggatactgagagatccccggttgttatctccgTGTGGAGCTGTATTCCTtcccgtgattattttgtctctgttatagtcgTTGTTGTACTTTCTATCTTGTGTTACTTCTGagtgttgcacttaattatattgtcttTATTATATACTATTATatcttgtattttatttaacctcagtagggccctgactttcctcgtcactacccgatcgaggttaggcttggcacttactgagtatcgctgtggtgtacttatgccctttctgcacatgtttttcatgtgcagatctaggtacttccactcaatcttatcatccttgaggcgaggcgcttttGTAGAGACTtagaggtatatctgccgcgtccgcagaccgaggagtccctttctatcttctgtactagtatagcccttctgtatttttccttTTGATAGACATTCCTGGAGTTTGAGCTGTTTATGCATcttttagcttgtgattcatggggttccggattttgggagtatTAGGTTGAGATTATTGTACTGTTATATGCTaggcggcatcttaaacattgttttattttgttatctagatttttaattattttctttccgcaattgttctttttccgcatttgttaggcttacctagtcgtagagactaggtgccgtcatgatagttcacggagggcgaactggggtcgtgacacggGACTTTTCTCTTCGGCTCTTTTTCACTAATTTTTCTCCAATTTGATCATTTTTCGCATGAGTTTGTTCCTACATATAAGAAACGCGTAATGAGCATATTTTCACTTCAAAAGCGGTGTGAACCACTGTATTTCAGGCGAACTCACAAGGAGTTTCATTTATTATCAGATTTAAACTTAACGGGTTTTAACTTTTAAGGTTCTTATCTTTGAGCCTATTGCACTTTCCATATGCATGGATTCATATATAACTTAATAGTTGTTAAATTTTAGTAATATATATAAAGTATCTCGACCAAGGCTAGAGTTTATTAATTCGGGTTCGGCCTAACATCCATGATACTTGTACTACTCAATAACTGTACAATGGTATACTTTGTGGATGGGCTATTTGCTACTGTTGATGGTAAGCTAACTATTTGTTCAGCCTAGGGGTAGCAAATGGGTTGATTGGGCTGAAGTTAGGCGGGTTAAGCTGGGTTAAGTAAATAAATGTGTTAATGTTCAACCCTGCCAAAAATTCATTTGGGTCAAGATGGGATAAACAAGGGTTGTAACCTAACCCGCCCAACTTGACCCAAATCTTTTCTAAACTTTTAAACAAATCAAAACCTAacaaatttaaaatatattcacaaaTAATCTTCTCTGACTCAAATAATGATATGTTGTGAATTTTATTGTGATACCTCATAATCACAAAACATACTATTTTtcagtttcttttgttttggtcATTCCTTTCTACCTTAGTTATAAGTCAATATATTTAGAGGTTTGAGTTTACCTTCTAATACTTTTAAATGATTGTTCATCTAGTTATGCGTCTGTGGATCAAAATCAAAATATGCTTTTCAATTAAagactgtataataattttcatataATTTTTTTGTTATGCTACAATCTTCTCGCGAactcccttatatatatatatatatatatatatatatatatatatatatatatatatatatacactatattaaaagtacgaacaCCCTTAacaaaatgtcgttcgcctttttggTCCTTTAAAATTTAATTTCACATTAgccaaaatagtcatttaattattctaATATTTATTAaaactttaaaatcaactaaaaatcTTGCACATTAAATAATTACCTTATTTGAACTACTAGGTAAGAAATTCTAATATTAAAAATCAAATATTAATTAAAGATTGACCTTATAGAGCTATAAGATAAATATAGTAATTAAGTAATATATAAAACGTAACATAGAAACTTCAGATAGCTTATATATACTTTCCTTATGGCGTTGAATCAAACGGTAAATAAGGAATAGAAAGAATCAAATCAAATTTGACATTAGTCTTGTTTATTATAGGTACTCtgtaatttttcttcttttattttttggactATCATTACCCTGAATCCATGACAAAGAATAAGTTGATCAAATATTTTATGTAAAAGATTCTGTGGATTAAGTACGTAATAAATAATAGGAACtgatatatactatattaaaagcacgaagtcCCTATTGAAATATCGTTCGTCTCTTTTACCTTTTACAAGTACATTATATGTTGGATATACTTGTAATTGCAATCActactctatttttttttttttttgtgggcaAACAAAAAATTGTCGTGTGCTTACTTTTAGGTTTAGGATTCTTTAGAATTTTTATTGTTTGGGATTCTTTTCTTACGGAATTTTGTTTCCTTTAGGTTTTGTTTCCTTTAGTTGTAGGAATCTTTAGATTTCTTATTTATTGCGATGTGCATTGTAAatgtaattaatttttatatcAGATTTAAAAGTTCATTCATATTAAATTGGTACAATTACACTCCTATTCATAactaaggaaataaataaaaacctacTTAAAATAGAAAAGCACCTACATAAAAGAACGATAACAATGAAAAGAATGTGTTTGGCTATAATTCTATTGTTTTCCCAACTGTATTGCTTTAACATTGTTAAAAGAACCATAACaatgaaaaaaattattataTTAGTTTTATTCTTGGCttgatatcatgtgatttgaAGCTTTAGTTAATAAGTTCACTTCCATAGTCTTGTTTTACTGTTTTCTATGATTTATGATATATGTTGGTATTATCTGATATATCATTTTGGCGGATGTATCATTCTTAagtcttatttttattttcttgatgCCTCCCATGATGTTTTACGTGTAGTTTTTGTTTCATGGCTTTGGGAAATTAATTTTATGTGTATTTTTGTAGATTATGCAAGCTCAGAACCTATGATTTATGGAAATACTAGTCATACCGTAAATTAGTGACAGATATATCGAGCCAAGGTCAGCCTTCGAGGTTTGGAAGAAATATTCTTATCCTACTCGTGGATTGTTGCAGTTTACTTTTAATCAAGAAAAAACAACTTTAATTGGCGTTGCTTTAATATCAAGGATATGCGTCGATCTACTTAGGATGTGTAAGTTTCTATATCCATCAATTGCCTCTAGAAAACTAGAGTCCTCTAAAAAAAACTATTGTACTATTGAGGAACacaattttaatttatttcttttttaatcTCCTGCTCAGTTAAACGCTATCACATAAATTGAGACATTGAATATATTACTATAGGATATGCTAATTCCTTCTTTCATGTTGTAATTTTCAGGACTTTGGATGACATTGACCCTGATTAACAAAGCTATGAGGTAGACTATCCATTCATATGTCTTTTGCTATTATtgttttgtatttattttcaAGTTTCCTACTTAACGTATGAACTTCTCTTAAGGTTTATCATGAATTTCAACAGTCTTTTATGCTTAATTTGATTTTCATCATGAGAGGAAGaccaccaaatatttttacaTGTTGATTTCTTCATCTATGCAATATAACAACAATTGGGATGCATGACACATTTTTTAATAGTCACATCTTGGTCTCGAAAAGAATATCAGGTAACAAAAGAGAAAATATTCATATTAGAATATCTTTTATAAACTCATTAGTTCCTTACTCATTGTATGGCCTTTTACTTAATTAAAGAACCTTATTTTATTTTCCTTGTATTAATGAAGAATTTCACTATTTTCTTGTACGGTAATATTAGAAAAGTAGCAAACCTttctttttggagtttttaagTTTTATTCTAAATTTTCGTGTTCacaataaaaataagaaatattTCAAAATACACATTTTCTTACTTCTTTTAAAcctttaaatctttttttttgatAAATTATAAATTTATGAAGCCCGAAATGAGATGTTGATAGATATTATTTAATACAAATATTACACCAAAACTTTTCACCAATAAAGGTTTGATATAATGAAAAGAATGGGTTTGAATATCTCTCAAATTAATTTCTCCAATATTTTATAAGTCGCCCACTTTTTGTGAAAAGTCTGTTGCAATTGCACAATAGTTCAAATTTTGATAAATCACATTTTGTTTTCATATATGTGTCACCAGTTACCATAGTAAAGCTCATATGAATTTTGCATCATGTTTTAGTGTTTTTTTTTCCAGTTCAATTGCTATATACGTAGCTTATTTTGTTGGTCGCATCTAAAGAATTATTAAAGCGCATGTATACTATTATAAAGTATGAAACCCTAAGCGAAATGTTTATTAGCTATATTAATATTCGATAAagataaaatttaaaatatactTAAACTttgatttaacttcatattttggaatttgaaagtttttttttGGGAATAAAAATTGAAGTTAATTATAAATTTACCAATATTAATGTAGTTAAAAGAGCACATAtattaaaattacaaaatattCCTCCATGACATTAGTTATATAAGTTTGATATAACTTAAAGGAACTATATctcatttttcctatttttgttAATGTTAGATACCGTATAAATTTATTGTTTTGACATATAACTTTTTAATAATTTATGCAAAATGACACGTGCAACGCATAAGTATCAATTTTAAAAGATGTGTGTgtaccccatatatatatatatatatatatatatatatatatatatatatatatattatctatgctatattaaaagcactaaagttcttagcgaaatgtcgtttgtctttttaccctttaaaaatcaGTTTTACATTGGATAAAAGTGTAATTTAAATTGCTTTCCTAATGGTTAGGACCTTAAAATCAAGCCAATTTTTTTACTAAATCAAAACTTATTTGAATTAGGTAAGAAGTTCTTAACATTTTCTAAATTTTATGATCTTTTCAATTAATAAAAGAATAATGGCATTATATCAATTCATGGTAAACTTCTTCATATGCACAAAGTACACGTTAGGTTTGActactttttcttttttgcttaaatACAATTAATCATTTAAATTATATTAGAATACATTTATTAGTGGTAAatatttatacaattatgagaAGTAAATATATCAACAGAAATATATATTCCATGTTAGATATAATGATAACTGCCATTAATATTTTATATGTTGGATATTTCAAttgattttctaaattttcaatgAACTAATATCTTAATTGTGTATAAATTTAGTATCTTAATAAAAAGAATAGAGAAATTTTCTTaggaaaaatgacattgtatagccgcTCTTAAAATAATAATCGAAAAATGTATATTgtttgtatttatatatatatatatatatatatatatatatatatattatgtatgttatatacaaaaatttatacaaattttatacactttttctgctaccgaatgtaaatagtttttggcatgggctaaaagtgataatacccctttTCCTTActcttaattatataaatattacaTTTATCTCGATCAATTATTATTACACGTAATTCATTCTTATTCTAAATTTTACACACTTTTTATTAATAGACGTAAAAACACGTGCAACGTACACTAAAACTAGTACTCCcttcggtccaaaataagtgattttttggtctttttttatccaaaataagtgattttttcagatttcaagagtgagttaattatttttttcctacattgcccttggagtaaatagtgttggagtatgtgttaagagtgtttatgtgagatagtaaaggttaatatggtcaatttcattgctaattaatgttaaaaagtGCATTTATTAAACTGtgtgaaaacatccaaaaaatcacttattttagatCGGACGGAGTGTATATTGTTGTCAGCAATTgcctttatcttttttctcctgTTTTTgagttttctcttctttttcccctTTACCTTATTCAATGGAGTAataaatttcttcttctttcatttaCCGATTAATTTAATTGAGAAACCCAACCGTTTCGTCCTTCATTGGTAGTAATAGCCCATTAATTTCTACCAAAAccctttcttcttcctatttgaTGACAACAATTTCAAACGCTAATATCTAATTTTTATCTCCCTAGATAAAAAGAGTTCCACTTTTCCTCCATCCTCCATGAATAAAAAGAGAGTTCCACTTTTCTTCTGGAAACCCATCAAAGTCCCTGTCAAAATTGCACTGTATGTGATATGACTTGGAATTCAACTCAAGTTGGTAATTTAAGGGGCGGAAAGACGGGtagctttttttcctttttctttttaattcgaTCAAAAATTCTTGCTTCAAATATGATATTCTTGACGTTTTACtcttttgatttatttatttttacaggAAAAACGATATTGGCCTGTGTTATCACTACATGCCCTCACCAAAATTTCAAGCTTTTGGTCATCTGTCTTCACTTTCTCTTGCAGGTTCAATCACAAATTAGAAGAGATGCATTTTCCCCCAGTTTTTGTAGCTAAAGATCAACCATTGTTATCATTCGTTGGTCTTATATTTAATTCATTTTTTCTGAACCATTGTTTATATGCCTTTTTGAAGACGGTCATATGTATCGTCCTTTCAGTGGACTTCACAAATCGTGCTTATGGCGTCGGAAGAAGAGAAGAAGACTCGCCGTTCTCTTCTCGATTTCCCCATTGTGAGGTTCAAAACACAtttattttggttaagttatttaACTTTACTTGCAGTTGTGTTCTTCTACCAACAAATTgcaatgaatttttttttggagatAATAACAGCTATTCGGAGTTGCCGGTTACTTTGCGCTAAGAGTAAAACCTAAATGTATAAGATAAAAAGATAATTAGTTTAATGTAGACATAGTTTTTGGTTATATTAGTGTGAATGATTGTTGTTGTTTGAACGAGTCCCACCATAATATAGAATTATTCTCAATTACAATTTGGTTTATTTTCAGtcttcttttttatcttttatccGCGAAAGGACACTCCATTTTAATCTTCACGTAAATACAGTTATAATTCTTATATTATTCATTTTTCCTATTTAAAACccttgcatatgcttcacgttaCGAAGTAAATTCTCATTTTGTGATTTTACCAATTCACAGCTTTCACCGTCCGTCAGTTTTAGTGGGAATCAGACTATGCAACGATGCAATTACTCTGCCTGCAAGTTACTGTAGTGGACCTGCATCATATCCCCTCACCTGCTAGCCATGTTGGTTATGGTGGAATTTTTTGATCTAATGTTCGTGGTGGTGGTCGGAGTAGCCCAGCAACTTAAATATGCCTGATGTTACCGTTGAAGAACTCCAAGAACTTTTAGGAAGCATTGGACAAGTAATATGAAATTTCTTTTGGTTATGATTATTTTTTTAGAGTTATTTTTCCATTAGAAAatcattatttttctttaattcaCAACTCCATGATGTTCAATGTGGTATTGCTACTTGGAGGATGAAGATAACATGTCTGGATACTGAATATTTTAGATATTTTATCTTTTAGTGATACTATAAATATTGCATGATTTCATGGTGAATTAGTGCATAGTTTGGTGTGATGAATGTTAATTTAAGTTTACTCTTCTGTAATTATGCTTGAGGTTGGTTTCCTCTAAGATAGAAAGATTTAGTGGTCAAAGTTGGAAGCTGATGaagaattgtcacgaccctaaccctgaacctggtcgtgatggcgcctctcgtgaagataaggccagccaattcaacccaactcaacttttaaagtagttagtcaacataaaaatagtctaaatatGATTTAAACAGtactaaatagcggaaatatTGATAACAATGCGAaaagtccaacccgacacagccttaaccggggtgtcacaagtcacgagcattctctaaaccataatactagtctgctaaagtcataaactactacaagtgtttgaaaggaaaacagaaatgatagagaagtagagacacagggctgcggacgtcaacaactacctcgtagtctctgaaaaatcgcctggaactggaggaatcagcactcaggagcgataccagctatgcctgaatctgcacacagggtgcagggagtaaagtgagtaccccaactcagtgagtaactgatgtttagcttaaagcat encodes the following:
- the LOC104228833 gene encoding uncharacterized protein isoform X1: MTWNSTQVGNLRGGKTGKTILACVITTCPHQNFKLLVICLHFLLQTVICIVLSVDFTNRAYGVGRREEDSPFSSRFPHCELSPSVSFSGNQTMQRCNYSACKLL
- the LOC104228833 gene encoding uncharacterized protein isoform X2, with translation MTWNSTQVGNLRGGKTGKTILACVITTCPHQNFKLLVICLHFLLQTVICIVLSVDFTNRAYGVGRREEDSPFSSRFPHSFTVRQF